In Sporichthya polymorpha DSM 43042, a genomic segment contains:
- the hppD gene encoding 4-hydroxyphenylpyruvate dioxygenase, whose protein sequence is MTETVAIPTQQQARTPEGQFPLLGLDHIRFEVGNARQAAHYYSTAFGMTCVAYRGPEQGYRETAEYVLVAGDARFVLAGSVRPGTSVATHVARHGDGVRDVALEVADVPAAYAAACARGAQGLTPPTTTSDEHGSVTYAEIAAYGDTRHTLIDRSDYRGPFLPGFVPRDPIVAPAHSAAAGIAGVDHVVGNVELGRMDSWVGFYHRVMGFTNMAEFVGEDIATEYSALMSKVVADGTRKVKFPLNEPAAGKKRSQIDEYLEFYGGPGVQHIALTVDDILVAVDAMRAAGVEFLATPASYYDDPELRARIGEVRVDVEELKTRGILVDRDEDGYLLQIFTRPVQDRPTVFFELIERHGATGFGKGNFKALFEAIEREQDLRGNL, encoded by the coding sequence ATGACCGAGACCGTCGCGATCCCCACGCAGCAGCAGGCGCGCACGCCCGAGGGCCAGTTCCCGCTCCTCGGCCTGGACCACATCCGGTTCGAGGTCGGCAACGCGCGGCAGGCGGCGCACTACTACTCGACGGCCTTCGGCATGACATGCGTGGCCTACCGCGGGCCCGAGCAGGGCTACCGCGAGACCGCCGAGTACGTGCTGGTCGCCGGGGACGCGCGATTCGTGCTCGCGGGCTCGGTGCGCCCCGGGACCTCCGTCGCGACCCACGTCGCCCGGCACGGGGACGGCGTCCGCGACGTCGCGCTCGAGGTCGCTGACGTCCCCGCGGCCTACGCGGCGGCCTGCGCCCGGGGCGCGCAGGGCCTGACCCCGCCCACCACGACGAGCGACGAGCACGGCTCGGTCACCTACGCCGAAATCGCCGCCTACGGCGACACCCGGCACACCCTGATCGACCGCTCCGACTACCGCGGCCCGTTCCTGCCCGGCTTCGTCCCGCGCGACCCGATCGTCGCGCCGGCGCACTCCGCGGCCGCCGGCATCGCGGGCGTCGACCACGTCGTCGGCAACGTCGAACTCGGGCGCATGGACTCCTGGGTCGGGTTCTACCACCGCGTCATGGGCTTCACGAACATGGCGGAGTTCGTCGGCGAGGACATCGCGACCGAGTACTCGGCGCTGATGAGCAAGGTCGTCGCCGACGGCACCCGCAAGGTCAAGTTCCCGCTGAACGAGCCGGCCGCCGGCAAGAAGCGGTCACAGATCGACGAGTACCTGGAGTTCTACGGCGGCCCGGGCGTCCAGCACATCGCGCTGACCGTCGACGACATCCTCGTCGCCGTCGACGCCATGCGCGCCGCCGGCGTCGAGTTCCTCGCGACCCCCGCGAGCTACTACGACGACCCCGAGCTCCGCGCCCGCATCGGCGAGGTCCGCGTCGACGTCGAGGAGCTGAAGACCCGCGGCATCCTCGTCGACCGCGACGAGGACGGCTATCTGCTGCAGATCTTCACCCGCCCCGTCCAGGACCGCCCGACGGTCTTCTTCGAGCTCATCGAGCGCCACGGCGCCACCGGCTTCGGCAAGGGCAACTTCAAGGCCCTCTTCGAAGCCATCGAGCGGGAGCAGGACCTCCGCGGCAATCTGTGA
- a CDS encoding AAA family ATPase → MRPHSLEVTAFGAFAGTVRVDFDDLASSGLFLLHGETGAGKSTLLDALGFALYGRVPGERGIVRRLRSDHAGATERTSVRLEVTIGGRRLRITRTPEQSRPKVRGEGRTTEPAKVLLERWTGAGWDLVSNRVGEADDEITTRLGMTADQFFQVILLPQGEFARFLRAPSDERVVLLERLFGTDRFRDVEQWLAERRRTTSATLDRRRDGIAQRVALIASIAEVEPPAGLPDALWASDLSATAAAAVDIAVRTVAERGVDLENARAAAEATRALARRQERRVEADRRAAELAAAEPAIAALAAECEAATAAAGVLPLLTALQSADRSRAQARELDRAARERAVAAGAGPADGPAALRAAARECERRSGSLADLHAVAADVAAEERAAAAARASAAELATQLAAAAKAGPALAERRTALLARREGARDAAVQLPAAQRTADALADAARTAAELAQESTSAEELRQRHLEAREHAQTLAEEHLRLRRDRIDAMAAELAARLEEGTPCPVCGSLDHPDKPVLSPGRVTRGQEEAAGAAAEQARAAAETVGAAHAAAVAKVESARGRLGAMAGTPADELAARAKQAAAKRDELATVAATATTVDAALADVDGSIAELAQVTTKAEEARAGAERDAAAADTRAARLRATLAERLDGAPDLATAIAAAAEGAAARTAAADAREALDRAETARTEARTAAVTAADDAGFPDLDAAAGAVRDASWRAQAAERVRAHRAAVDGVAAVLADPDLDVPTMPPADLEAAAAAVARATTDHQNAVIALADARGRVSQLGTLVPALVDDLAALPGIATEAERIKSLAELVAGQGANTRRMTLSAFVLAARLEEVATVASERLLRMTQGRYSLVHTDTGRDGRRRAGLGLLARDNWTGVDRDTATLSGGETFLASLALALGLADVVCAEAGGARLESLFVDEGFGSLDSETLDEVMDVLDGLREGGRIVGVVSHVAELKQRIPAQLHVRKRETGSDVVAVVA, encoded by the coding sequence GTGAGGCCGCACTCCCTGGAGGTCACGGCGTTCGGGGCGTTCGCCGGCACCGTGCGGGTGGACTTCGACGACCTGGCCTCCTCCGGGCTGTTCCTGCTCCACGGCGAGACCGGGGCCGGCAAGTCGACGCTGCTCGACGCGCTCGGCTTCGCGCTCTACGGCCGGGTGCCGGGTGAGCGCGGGATCGTGCGGCGGCTGCGGTCGGACCACGCGGGCGCGACCGAGCGGACGTCGGTGCGCCTGGAGGTCACGATCGGCGGGCGCCGGTTACGGATCACCCGTACGCCCGAGCAGTCCCGACCGAAGGTCCGCGGCGAGGGCAGAACGACCGAGCCGGCGAAGGTGCTGCTGGAGCGCTGGACCGGGGCCGGGTGGGACCTGGTCTCCAACCGCGTCGGCGAGGCGGACGACGAGATCACGACCCGCCTCGGCATGACGGCGGATCAGTTCTTCCAGGTGATCCTGCTGCCGCAGGGCGAGTTCGCGCGCTTCCTGCGCGCGCCGTCCGACGAGCGGGTCGTCCTGCTCGAGCGGCTCTTCGGCACGGACCGGTTCCGCGACGTCGAGCAGTGGCTCGCCGAGCGCCGCCGGACGACGAGCGCGACCCTCGACCGGCGCCGGGACGGCATCGCCCAGCGAGTCGCACTGATCGCCTCGATCGCCGAGGTCGAGCCGCCCGCCGGCCTGCCCGACGCCCTGTGGGCGTCGGACCTGAGTGCCACGGCCGCCGCGGCGGTCGACATCGCCGTACGGACCGTCGCCGAGCGCGGCGTGGACCTCGAGAACGCCCGGGCCGCGGCCGAGGCGACGCGCGCGCTGGCCCGCCGCCAGGAGCGGCGGGTCGAGGCCGACCGGAGGGCGGCCGAACTCGCGGCGGCCGAACCGGCGATCGCGGCCCTGGCCGCCGAGTGCGAGGCCGCGACCGCGGCCGCCGGGGTGCTGCCGCTCCTGACGGCCCTGCAGTCCGCCGACCGGTCGCGGGCGCAGGCGCGCGAACTCGACCGCGCGGCGCGGGAGCGCGCGGTGGCCGCCGGGGCGGGCCCGGCCGACGGTCCCGCCGCGCTGCGCGCGGCCGCCCGGGAGTGCGAACGGCGCTCGGGCAGCCTCGCCGACCTGCACGCGGTGGCGGCCGACGTGGCCGCGGAGGAGCGCGCGGCCGCCGCCGCCCGCGCGAGTGCCGCCGAGCTGGCGACGCAGCTGGCCGCCGCGGCGAAGGCGGGTCCGGCGCTCGCGGAGCGGCGCACCGCGCTGCTCGCCCGGCGCGAGGGCGCGCGTGATGCGGCGGTGCAGCTGCCCGCCGCCCAGCGGACGGCGGACGCCCTGGCCGACGCCGCCCGAACCGCCGCCGAACTGGCTCAGGAGTCCACTTCCGCCGAGGAACTGAGGCAGCGTCACCTCGAAGCGCGTGAGCACGCGCAGACGCTCGCCGAGGAGCACCTGCGGCTCCGGCGCGACCGGATCGACGCCATGGCCGCCGAGCTGGCCGCGCGCCTCGAGGAGGGCACGCCGTGCCCCGTGTGCGGCTCGCTCGACCACCCGGACAAACCGGTGCTCTCCCCCGGCCGCGTCACGCGCGGGCAGGAGGAGGCGGCCGGCGCCGCCGCCGAGCAGGCTCGGGCCGCGGCCGAGACCGTGGGCGCGGCCCACGCCGCCGCGGTCGCGAAGGTCGAGTCGGCCCGCGGACGGCTCGGTGCGATGGCCGGAACGCCGGCCGACGAGCTCGCCGCCCGCGCGAAACAGGCGGCCGCCAAGCGGGACGAGCTCGCCACGGTCGCCGCGACCGCCACCACCGTCGACGCCGCGCTCGCGGACGTCGACGGCTCGATCGCCGAGCTCGCCCAGGTGACCACCAAGGCCGAGGAGGCCCGCGCCGGCGCCGAGCGCGACGCCGCGGCCGCGGACACCCGCGCGGCCCGGTTGCGCGCGACGCTGGCCGAGCGGCTCGACGGCGCCCCGGATCTGGCCACCGCGATCGCCGCGGCGGCCGAGGGTGCCGCCGCGCGCACCGCCGCCGCCGACGCGCGGGAGGCGCTCGATCGGGCCGAGACCGCCCGGACCGAGGCCCGAACCGCGGCGGTCACCGCCGCCGACGACGCCGGCTTCCCCGACCTGGACGCCGCCGCCGGTGCGGTGCGCGACGCGTCGTGGCGGGCCCAGGCCGCCGAGCGGGTCCGCGCCCACCGGGCCGCGGTCGACGGCGTCGCCGCCGTCCTCGCCGACCCGGACCTCGACGTGCCCACGATGCCCCCGGCCGACCTGGAGGCCGCCGCGGCTGCCGTCGCGCGCGCCACGACGGACCATCAGAACGCGGTGATCGCCCTCGCCGACGCCCGCGGCCGCGTCAGCCAGTTGGGCACGCTGGTCCCCGCCCTGGTCGACGACCTCGCGGCACTGCCCGGCATCGCGACCGAGGCGGAGCGGATCAAGTCCCTCGCCGAGCTCGTCGCCGGCCAGGGCGCGAACACCCGGCGCATGACGCTGTCGGCGTTCGTCCTCGCGGCACGGCTGGAGGAGGTCGCCACGGTCGCGAGCGAGCGGCTGCTGCGCATGACGCAGGGGCGGTATTCGCTCGTGCACACCGACACCGGCCGCGACGGCCGCCGCCGCGCCGGCCTCGGCCTGCTCGCCCGCGACAACTGGACCGGCGTCGACCGCGACACCGCGACCCTGTCCGGCGGCGAGACGTTCCTCGCGAGCCTCGCCCTCGCCCTCGGCCTCGCCGACGTCGTCTGCGCCGAGGCCGGTGGGGCCCGCCTCGAGTCGCTGTTCGTCGACGAGGGCTTCGGCAGCCTCGACTCCGAGACCCTCGACGAGGTCATGGACGTCCTCGACGGCCTCCGCGAGGGCGGCCGCATCGTCGGCGTCGTCAGCCACGTTGCCGAGCTGAAGCAGCGCATCCCCGCCCAGCTCCACGTCCGCAAGCGGGAGACCGGCTCCGACGTCGTCGCCGTCGTCGCCTGA
- a CDS encoding DEAD/DEAH box helicase has translation MSRAEHLPPAFPDRAPWGTAGKLRAWQEAALESYHSHPHKDFLTVATPGAGKTTFALRVAADLLERKIVRAVTVVAPTEHLKTQWAEAAQRAGIRIDAGWRNADGKTARGFSGVAVTYAGVAAHPILHRNRTEARSTLVILDEVHHAGDAKSWGEAILEAFEPATRRLALTGTPFRSDTNPIPFVTYAPGADGVDRSVPDFVYGYGEALADAVVRPVVFLAYAGQMRWRTRAGDELAATLGEPLTNDLTNQAWRTALDPGGQWMPAVLRAADQRLNEVRRHVPDAGAMVIATDQNNARAYARLIREMTGTAPTVVLSDDKGASKRIAEFSESEDRWLVAVRMVSEGVDIPRLAVGVYATNASTPLFFAQAVGRFVRARRRGEIASVFLPTVAPLLKHAAELELTRDHVLGKPAPAGEDLFAPEEALLEAAQREQGNGDLLGEWQALESEANFDRVMFGGAEFGLPATPGSVEEQEYLGLPGLLDADQVATVLKKRQADQLKAAQRRARREGDTIAPPAAARPVVTSAERSALRRELHALVGAWHHRSGSPHGAIHAELRRVCGGPATAQASVDDLRRRIDTLRKWQTQGKP, from the coding sequence ATGAGCCGCGCCGAACACCTGCCCCCCGCGTTCCCCGACCGGGCGCCGTGGGGCACCGCCGGGAAGCTGCGTGCGTGGCAGGAGGCCGCGCTCGAGTCCTACCACTCGCACCCGCACAAGGACTTCCTCACGGTCGCGACCCCGGGCGCCGGCAAGACGACCTTCGCGCTCCGGGTCGCCGCCGACCTGCTCGAGCGCAAGATCGTCCGCGCCGTCACGGTCGTCGCGCCGACCGAGCACCTGAAGACCCAGTGGGCCGAGGCGGCGCAACGGGCGGGCATCCGCATCGACGCCGGGTGGCGCAACGCCGACGGCAAGACGGCGCGCGGGTTCTCCGGCGTCGCCGTCACCTACGCCGGCGTCGCCGCGCACCCGATCCTGCACCGCAACCGCACCGAGGCCCGGTCGACGCTCGTGATCCTCGACGAGGTGCACCACGCGGGTGACGCGAAGAGCTGGGGCGAGGCGATCCTGGAGGCCTTCGAACCGGCGACGCGCCGTCTCGCGCTCACCGGAACCCCCTTTCGGTCCGACACCAACCCGATCCCGTTCGTCACGTACGCCCCGGGGGCGGACGGCGTCGACCGCAGCGTCCCCGACTTCGTCTACGGCTACGGCGAGGCTCTCGCCGACGCGGTCGTCCGGCCGGTCGTGTTCCTCGCCTACGCCGGACAGATGCGGTGGCGGACGCGGGCCGGCGACGAGCTCGCCGCGACGCTCGGCGAACCGCTCACGAACGACCTGACCAACCAGGCCTGGCGGACCGCCCTCGACCCCGGCGGCCAGTGGATGCCCGCCGTCCTGCGGGCCGCGGACCAGCGGTTGAACGAGGTGCGCCGCCACGTCCCCGACGCCGGTGCGATGGTCATCGCGACCGACCAGAACAACGCCCGCGCCTACGCGCGGCTGATCCGCGAGATGACCGGGACCGCGCCCACCGTGGTCCTGTCGGACGACAAAGGCGCGAGCAAGCGGATCGCCGAGTTCTCCGAGAGCGAGGACCGGTGGCTGGTCGCGGTCCGCATGGTGTCCGAGGGCGTCGACATCCCACGGCTCGCCGTCGGCGTCTACGCGACGAACGCCTCGACCCCGCTGTTCTTCGCCCAGGCGGTCGGGCGCTTCGTGCGGGCCCGGCGTCGCGGTGAGATCGCGTCGGTGTTCCTCCCGACCGTCGCACCGCTGCTCAAGCACGCCGCCGAACTGGAACTGACGCGGGATCACGTTCTCGGCAAGCCGGCGCCGGCGGGCGAGGACCTGTTCGCCCCTGAGGAAGCGCTGCTCGAGGCCGCCCAGCGGGAGCAGGGCAACGGCGACCTGCTCGGCGAGTGGCAGGCGCTGGAGTCCGAGGCCAACTTCGACCGCGTCATGTTCGGGGGAGCGGAGTTCGGTCTCCCGGCGACGCCCGGCAGCGTCGAGGAGCAGGAGTACCTCGGCCTGCCCGGCCTCCTCGACGCCGACCAGGTCGCAACAGTTCTGAAGAAGCGTCAGGCCGACCAGCTCAAGGCGGCGCAGCGGCGCGCCCGCCGGGAGGGCGACACGATCGCGCCCCCGGCCGCCGCCCGCCCCGTCGTCACCTCCGCGGAGCGCAGCGCCCTGCGCCGCGAGCTGCACGCCCTCGTCGGCGCCTGGCACCACCGCAGCGGCTCCCCGCACGGCGCGATCCACGCCGAGCTCCGCCGGGTCTGCGGCGGCCCCGCCACCGCCCAGGCCAGCGTCGACGACCTCCGCCGCCGCATCGACACCCTCCGGAAGTGGCAGACCCAGGGCAAACCCTGA
- a CDS encoding PQQ-dependent sugar dehydrogenase produces MPLHRRTTSVALAAPLAVALTLTALPEAAAAPAAPARTAAYSPALTPKVHKVVAKNLNAPWGMAFISKARALVAERDSGRIKRLDGKGRAQTVGRVPGVVAAGEGGLLGLAVPKDFRTSRWVYAYYTSATDNRIVRMKFTKGKLGRSRVVLKGIPKGFIHNGGRIVFGPDGMLYAGTGEAGNRPLSQNSRSLGGKILRMTPTGKVPSSNPTKGSYVYSKGHRNVQGLAFDGAGRLFAAEFGQNTWDELNLIKPGRNYGWPKVEGRSNDSRYVNPVAQWRTDKASPSGIAIVQGTVFMAGLRGKRLWRIQIGDLKSDGVPRSRTEDFFVGTWGRLRTVTAAPDGSLWLSTSNTDGRGNPASRDDRVFRLRLS; encoded by the coding sequence ATGCCCCTGCACCGGCGCACCACGTCCGTCGCCCTGGCCGCCCCGCTCGCCGTCGCGCTCACGCTGACGGCGCTGCCGGAGGCCGCGGCCGCGCCGGCGGCCCCTGCGCGGACCGCGGCCTACAGCCCGGCGCTGACGCCGAAGGTCCACAAGGTGGTCGCCAAGAACCTGAACGCGCCCTGGGGGATGGCGTTCATCTCCAAGGCCCGGGCGCTGGTCGCCGAGCGCGACTCGGGCCGGATCAAGCGCCTCGACGGCAAGGGCCGCGCCCAAACGGTCGGCCGGGTGCCGGGCGTCGTCGCCGCCGGCGAGGGCGGCCTGCTCGGGCTCGCGGTGCCGAAGGACTTTCGGACCTCGCGCTGGGTCTACGCGTACTACACCTCGGCGACCGACAACCGGATCGTCCGGATGAAGTTCACCAAGGGCAAGCTCGGCCGCTCGCGTGTGGTCCTCAAGGGCATCCCCAAGGGCTTCATCCACAACGGCGGCCGAATCGTGTTCGGCCCCGACGGCATGCTCTACGCCGGCACCGGCGAGGCCGGGAACCGGCCGCTGTCGCAGAACTCGCGCTCGCTCGGCGGCAAGATCCTGCGGATGACGCCGACCGGGAAGGTGCCGAGCAGCAACCCGACGAAGGGGTCGTACGTCTACAGCAAGGGCCACCGCAACGTGCAGGGCCTCGCGTTCGACGGCGCCGGCCGGCTCTTCGCCGCCGAGTTCGGGCAGAACACCTGGGACGAGCTGAACCTGATCAAGCCCGGCCGCAACTACGGCTGGCCGAAGGTCGAGGGCCGCTCGAACGACTCGCGGTACGTGAACCCGGTCGCGCAGTGGCGCACGGACAAGGCGTCCCCGTCGGGCATCGCGATCGTTCAGGGAACGGTCTTCATGGCCGGCCTGCGCGGCAAGCGGCTCTGGCGGATCCAGATCGGGGACCTCAAGTCCGACGGCGTCCCCCGCTCGCGCACCGAGGACTTCTTCGTCGGCACGTGGGGCCGGCTGCGCACGGTGACCGCCGCCCCCGACGGCTCCCTGTGGCTGAGCACGTCGAACACCGACGGCCGCGGCAACCCCGCGTCCCGCGACGACCGCGTGTTCCGGCTGCGGCTGAGCTGA
- a CDS encoding Lrp/AsnC family transcriptional regulator produces MMRVDDLDVRLIDLFAAEPRLGVLEASRRLGVARGTVQARLERLQRDGVVTGFGPDLEPGALGYPVTAFVTLEIVQGHGHEAVAAHLATIPEVLEAHTISGAGDLMCRVVARSNADLQRVLDLVVADRSIRRSSTTIALATQIPFRTLPLLRQTGRGAAAH; encoded by the coding sequence ATGATGAGGGTCGACGATCTCGACGTCCGGCTGATCGACCTGTTCGCCGCCGAGCCCCGCCTCGGCGTCCTGGAGGCGTCCCGCCGGCTCGGCGTCGCCCGCGGCACCGTCCAGGCCCGCCTCGAACGCCTGCAGCGCGACGGCGTCGTCACCGGCTTCGGGCCCGACCTCGAACCAGGCGCGCTCGGCTACCCCGTCACCGCGTTCGTGACGCTGGAGATCGTCCAGGGCCACGGGCACGAGGCCGTCGCGGCGCACCTCGCGACGATCCCCGAGGTGCTGGAGGCCCACACGATCTCCGGCGCCGGCGACCTCATGTGTCGCGTCGTCGCCCGGTCCAACGCGGACCTGCAGCGCGTCCTCGACCTCGTCGTCGCCGACCGCTCGATTCGCCGCAGCTCGACCACGATCGCCCTCGCGACCCAGATCCCGTTCCGGACCCTCCCCCTGCTCCGCCAGACCGGCCGCGGCGCGGCGGCGCACTGA
- a CDS encoding YqgE/AlgH family protein: MVPSVCAGQLLIAAPDLGDPNFERSVIFLLDHDGSGSLGVVVNRPTELPVAEVLVPWSGFSSSPDVVFSGGPVGVDGALALAAFDSVPAALGSRPRGWRPVIGGIGLIDLDSDPEAVRQDLRALRIFAGYAGWGAGQLDSELSQGAWVVADSLPGDAFSPRPDRLWGDVLRRQPGDLRLLATCPADPSLN, from the coding sequence ATGGTCCCGAGCGTGTGTGCAGGTCAGCTGCTCATCGCGGCACCGGATCTGGGTGATCCGAACTTCGAGCGCAGCGTGATCTTCCTGCTCGATCACGACGGCTCGGGCTCGCTCGGCGTCGTGGTCAACCGTCCCACCGAGCTGCCCGTGGCCGAGGTCCTCGTGCCCTGGTCGGGCTTCTCCTCGTCCCCGGACGTGGTGTTCTCCGGCGGCCCGGTCGGCGTCGACGGCGCCCTCGCGCTGGCGGCGTTCGACAGCGTCCCCGCGGCCCTGGGGTCCCGGCCCCGCGGCTGGCGTCCGGTGATCGGCGGGATCGGCCTGATCGACCTGGACTCCGACCCCGAGGCCGTCCGCCAGGACCTGCGCGCCCTGCGGATCTTCGCCGGCTACGCCGGGTGGGGCGCGGGCCAGCTCGACTCCGAGCTCTCGCAGGGCGCCTGGGTCGTCGCCGACTCGCTGCCCGGCGACGCGTTCAGCCCCCGGCCCGACCGCCTCTGGGGCGACGTCCTGCGCCGGCAGCCCGGTGACCTGCGACTTCTCGCCACCTGCCCGGCCGATCCGTCGCTGAACTGA
- a CDS encoding DUF3039 domain-containing protein: MSYPDQPEPAGALSTITDERVETSTGDGDHDRFSHYVVRNKLTEAMVEGTPLQALCGKVWVPSRDPKKYPVCPECKEIYDGIPPGEGDDPDA, translated from the coding sequence ATGAGCTACCCCGATCAGCCGGAGCCCGCCGGCGCCCTGAGCACGATCACCGACGAGCGCGTCGAGACCTCGACCGGCGACGGCGATCACGACCGCTTCTCCCACTACGTGGTCCGTAACAAGCTCACCGAGGCGATGGTCGAGGGCACTCCGCTGCAGGCGCTGTGCGGCAAGGTGTGGGTCCCCAGTCGCGACCCCAAGAAGTACCCGGTCTGCCCGGAGTGCAAGGAGATCTACGACGGCATCCCGCCCGGCGAGGGTGACGACCCGGACGCGTAG
- a CDS encoding molybdopterin cofactor-binding domain-containing protein, which produces MGTGGTELDGRLHAALTRSPHAHAAVLAVDTAAALRSTGVVDVLTAADLPGQFWTGPVRADRPVLAAGVVRHVGEPVAAVLATDPASATRAAYAVAVEYRALPEVCWFRGDAADPLHPDGNVVRAVHVRRGEWPTVAGTVVEGSYNTHGWIPRQERFGTDGAPAVPALIEAEPTDTGVRIAAPRRWHPEDRDQIAQCLNLIPRQVELRSTGTRDHSTDLGSPVLAALFARRHHRSVSLVVGPSTHGQGGGPAVLARYRHHVRPDGTLAAVSGEIEVEVGPYAGIAESLVAELCAVGVGPYRVPAVDLRVRALRSTTPPPLIEPGAAAAAVAFAVEAQLDRLSDLLSYPEGREASRFLADRRAIRERNLLGLDDPLPTGQLPLEASPVPALLALLDAAPLPPMPDGGRDHAWGVGAGLGLVPFGVAEGFPVPVTATVDLRAGTVSCPAAEGDESREAAAVAVAGRAFDVPMRFAATGEPAPGGSAASVGGAVAAVVEALTAPARERLGAKVGLSPALLRAGAGRLRSFDGVVDVPLADALAGDPGAAEATYVPPDTEVLDGDGQGDAFAGFSYAAARAVLSLSARGKVEVVQLDVAADCGQVLDAARARAAVEASVSTGVRLALPEATVRPDAVRVHLHDGSAPKGAAGVAAGAVAAALRAAHDAGAGGDAEVLPIPGVAWSSS; this is translated from the coding sequence ATCGGCACGGGGGGAACGGAACTGGACGGACGTCTGCACGCTGCGCTGACCCGCAGCCCGCACGCGCATGCCGCCGTGCTGGCCGTCGACACCGCAGCCGCGCTGCGCTCGACCGGCGTCGTCGACGTGCTCACCGCCGCGGACCTGCCCGGGCAGTTCTGGACCGGGCCGGTCCGGGCCGACCGTCCGGTGCTCGCCGCCGGGGTGGTCCGGCACGTCGGTGAACCGGTCGCGGCGGTGCTCGCGACCGACCCCGCGAGCGCGACGCGGGCCGCGTACGCCGTCGCGGTCGAGTACCGCGCGCTGCCGGAGGTCTGCTGGTTCCGCGGCGACGCCGCCGACCCGCTGCACCCGGACGGCAACGTCGTCCGGGCGGTGCACGTCCGCCGTGGGGAGTGGCCGACGGTGGCGGGGACCGTCGTCGAGGGCAGCTACAACACCCACGGCTGGATCCCGCGCCAGGAACGCTTCGGTACCGACGGCGCCCCGGCCGTGCCCGCGCTGATCGAGGCCGAGCCGACCGACACCGGCGTCCGCATCGCGGCGCCCCGGCGCTGGCACCCCGAGGACCGTGACCAGATCGCCCAGTGCCTGAACCTGATTCCGCGTCAGGTCGAGCTGCGGTCGACCGGGACCCGGGACCACTCCACCGACCTCGGGTCGCCGGTGCTGGCGGCGCTCTTCGCCCGCCGGCACCACCGGTCGGTGTCGCTCGTCGTCGGTCCGTCGACCCACGGCCAGGGCGGCGGCCCGGCGGTCCTCGCGCGGTACCGCCACCACGTCCGGCCGGACGGGACGCTCGCCGCGGTGTCCGGCGAGATCGAGGTCGAGGTCGGGCCGTACGCCGGGATCGCGGAGTCCCTGGTCGCCGAGCTCTGCGCCGTCGGGGTCGGGCCCTACCGGGTGCCGGCCGTCGACCTCCGCGTCCGCGCGCTGCGGAGCACCACCCCGCCGCCACTGATCGAGCCCGGCGCCGCGGCCGCGGCGGTGGCGTTCGCGGTCGAGGCGCAGCTGGATCGGCTCTCCGACCTGCTCTCCTACCCGGAGGGCCGCGAGGCGTCGCGGTTCCTCGCCGACCGGCGGGCCATCCGCGAACGCAACCTGCTCGGGCTCGACGACCCGCTCCCGACCGGCCAGCTGCCGCTCGAGGCCTCCCCGGTCCCGGCGTTGCTCGCGCTCCTCGACGCCGCCCCGCTGCCGCCGATGCCGGACGGTGGACGCGACCACGCCTGGGGCGTCGGCGCCGGGCTCGGCCTCGTGCCGTTCGGGGTGGCCGAGGGATTTCCGGTGCCGGTGACCGCGACGGTCGACCTCCGCGCCGGGACGGTGTCGTGCCCCGCGGCCGAGGGCGACGAGTCCCGGGAGGCCGCGGCCGTCGCCGTCGCTGGCCGGGCCTTCGACGTTCCGATGCGATTCGCGGCGACGGGGGAACCGGCGCCCGGTGGGTCCGCGGCCTCGGTCGGGGGCGCCGTCGCGGCGGTGGTGGAGGCTCTGACCGCTCCGGCGCGGGAGCGCCTCGGGGCGAAGGTCGGGCTGTCGCCGGCGCTGCTGCGCGCCGGCGCGGGCCGGCTGCGGTCGTTCGACGGCGTCGTCGACGTCCCGCTGGCCGACGCCCTCGCGGGTGACCCGGGCGCGGCCGAGGCCACGTACGTCCCGCCGGACACCGAGGTGCTCGACGGCGACGGCCAGGGCGACGCGTTCGCCGGGTTCTCCTACGCCGCCGCGCGGGCGGTGCTGAGCCTGTCGGCGCGTGGGAAGGTCGAGGTCGTCCAGCTCGACGTCGCCGCCGACTGCGGGCAGGTCCTCGACGCCGCCCGCGCGCGGGCCGCGGTCGAGGCGTCGGTGTCGACCGGCGTCCGCCTCGCGCTGCCGGAGGCGACGGTGCGGCCGGACGCCGTTCGCGTCCACCTGCACGACGGGTCGGCGCCCAAGGGCGCCGCCGGAGTCGCGGCCGGGGCGGTGGCCGCCGCCTTGCGCGCCGCCCACGACGCGGGCGCGGGCGGGGACGCCGAGGTGCTGCCGATCCCGGGCGTCGCCTGGAGCAGTTCATGA